One Malania oleifera isolate guangnan ecotype guangnan chromosome 9, ASM2987363v1, whole genome shotgun sequence DNA segment encodes these proteins:
- the LOC131164219 gene encoding WAT1-related protein At5g07050-like isoform X1, whose product MEGNSSNKNHCCCSSFIRNCKPYAAMISLQFGYAGMNIITKVSLNRGMSHYVLVVYRHAFATAVIAPFAFFLERRGQPKITLPIFIQLFVLGLLGPVIDQNFYYAGLKFTSPTFSCAMSNMLPAMTFVMAVICRMEKIDMKRVRCQAKVVGTVVTVAGAMVMTLYKGPIMEMVWSKHMHTHKSNVTNTTAVSDKDWFKGSILLIIATFAWAFFFVLQAKALTTYKKHQLSLTSLVCFIGTLQSIAVTFVMEHKASVWRIGWDMNLLAAAYAGIVTSSISYYVQGLVMKTRGPVFATAFSPLMMIIVAVMGSFILAEKIFLGGVLGAILIVAGLYSVLWGKYREKMDSEARPDPIPDPVKVNGSVALPIGIVEGVKDVELQTAEANYNNKLNNASVVIGMPIPEPPMKDSQGPKA is encoded by the exons ATGGAAGGGAATAGTAGTAATAAGAACCACTGCTGCTGCAGCAGCTTCATAAGGAACTGCAAGCCATATGCGGCCATGATATCGCTGCAGTTTGGGTATGCAGGCATGAACATTATAACCAAGGTGTCCCTAAACCGCGGCATGAGCCACTATGTGCTTGTGGTTTACCGCCATGCTTTTGCCACTGCCGTCATTGCCCCCTTTGCCTTCTTCCTCGAGAG GAGGGGGCAGCCTAAGATTACTTTACCAATTTTCATCCAACTATTTGTTCTGGGTCTTCTTGG GCCGGTGATCGACCAGAACTTCTACTATGCGGGGCTAAAATTTACGTCGCCAACATTCTCATGTGCAATGAGCAACATGCTGCCCGCCATGACCTTTGTCATGGCCGTCATATGCag GATGGAAAAAATAGACATGAAGAGGGTGAGATGTCAAGCAAAGGTCGTGGGAACAGTGGTGACAGTGGCAGGGGCAATGGTAATGACACTCTATAAAGGACCTATCATGGAGATGGTGTGGTCAAAGCATATGCATACTCACAAATCCAATGTGACAAACACCACGGCAGTATCTGACAAAGATTGGTTCAAGGGCTCCATTCTTCTTATCATTGCTACCTTTGCCTGGGCCTTTTTCTTTGTGTTACAG GCAAAAGCATTGACGACATACAAAAAACATCAGCTCTCCCTCACATCATTGGTGTGTTTCATTGGCACCTTGCAGTCCATTGCTGTTACTTTTGTCATGGAACACAAAGCCTCTGTTTGGAGAATTGGCTGGGACATGAACCTCCTTGCCGCTGCCTATGct GGGATTGTGACATCAAGCATATCATACTATGTTCAAGGACTTGTTATGAAAACCAGAGGCCCCGTCTTCGCCACTGCTTTTAGCCCCTTGATGATGATCATCGTTGCAGTCATGGGCTCCTTCATCTTGGCAGAAAAGATCTTCTTAGGAGG GGTACTTGGTGCCATCTTGATAGTTGCAGGCCTCTACTCAGTTCTATGGGGTAAATACAGAGAAAAGATGGACTCGGAGGCCCGACCCGATCCCATACCCGACCCCGTGAAGGTGAACGGGTCAGTTGCCCTGCCCATTGGTATCGTAGAAGGAGTTAAAGATGTTGAGTTGCAGACAGCAGAAGCAAACTATAATAACAAGCTTAACAATGCTTCTGTGGTCATTGGCATGCCAATTCCAGAACCACCCATGAAGGACAGCCAGGGACCCAAGGCTTAG
- the LOC131164219 gene encoding WAT1-related protein At5g07050-like isoform X2 has protein sequence MEGNSSNKNHCCCSSFIRNCKPYAAMISLQFGYAGMNIITKVSLNRGMSHYVLVVYRHAFATAVIAPFAFFLERGQPKITLPIFIQLFVLGLLGPVIDQNFYYAGLKFTSPTFSCAMSNMLPAMTFVMAVICRMEKIDMKRVRCQAKVVGTVVTVAGAMVMTLYKGPIMEMVWSKHMHTHKSNVTNTTAVSDKDWFKGSILLIIATFAWAFFFVLQAKALTTYKKHQLSLTSLVCFIGTLQSIAVTFVMEHKASVWRIGWDMNLLAAAYAGIVTSSISYYVQGLVMKTRGPVFATAFSPLMMIIVAVMGSFILAEKIFLGGVLGAILIVAGLYSVLWGKYREKMDSEARPDPIPDPVKVNGSVALPIGIVEGVKDVELQTAEANYNNKLNNASVVIGMPIPEPPMKDSQGPKA, from the exons ATGGAAGGGAATAGTAGTAATAAGAACCACTGCTGCTGCAGCAGCTTCATAAGGAACTGCAAGCCATATGCGGCCATGATATCGCTGCAGTTTGGGTATGCAGGCATGAACATTATAACCAAGGTGTCCCTAAACCGCGGCATGAGCCACTATGTGCTTGTGGTTTACCGCCATGCTTTTGCCACTGCCGTCATTGCCCCCTTTGCCTTCTTCCTCGAGAG GGGGCAGCCTAAGATTACTTTACCAATTTTCATCCAACTATTTGTTCTGGGTCTTCTTGG GCCGGTGATCGACCAGAACTTCTACTATGCGGGGCTAAAATTTACGTCGCCAACATTCTCATGTGCAATGAGCAACATGCTGCCCGCCATGACCTTTGTCATGGCCGTCATATGCag GATGGAAAAAATAGACATGAAGAGGGTGAGATGTCAAGCAAAGGTCGTGGGAACAGTGGTGACAGTGGCAGGGGCAATGGTAATGACACTCTATAAAGGACCTATCATGGAGATGGTGTGGTCAAAGCATATGCATACTCACAAATCCAATGTGACAAACACCACGGCAGTATCTGACAAAGATTGGTTCAAGGGCTCCATTCTTCTTATCATTGCTACCTTTGCCTGGGCCTTTTTCTTTGTGTTACAG GCAAAAGCATTGACGACATACAAAAAACATCAGCTCTCCCTCACATCATTGGTGTGTTTCATTGGCACCTTGCAGTCCATTGCTGTTACTTTTGTCATGGAACACAAAGCCTCTGTTTGGAGAATTGGCTGGGACATGAACCTCCTTGCCGCTGCCTATGct GGGATTGTGACATCAAGCATATCATACTATGTTCAAGGACTTGTTATGAAAACCAGAGGCCCCGTCTTCGCCACTGCTTTTAGCCCCTTGATGATGATCATCGTTGCAGTCATGGGCTCCTTCATCTTGGCAGAAAAGATCTTCTTAGGAGG GGTACTTGGTGCCATCTTGATAGTTGCAGGCCTCTACTCAGTTCTATGGGGTAAATACAGAGAAAAGATGGACTCGGAGGCCCGACCCGATCCCATACCCGACCCCGTGAAGGTGAACGGGTCAGTTGCCCTGCCCATTGGTATCGTAGAAGGAGTTAAAGATGTTGAGTTGCAGACAGCAGAAGCAAACTATAATAACAAGCTTAACAATGCTTCTGTGGTCATTGGCATGCCAATTCCAGAACCACCCATGAAGGACAGCCAGGGACCCAAGGCTTAG
- the LOC131163658 gene encoding uncharacterized protein LOC131163658 — translation MAVGQQAAAEAAKSSLSIFCVTLLLISTQLLIQSPTVLAAPPALVSSQQSIKEEKVVIDNINSRKMHGGLKENKGTRSSSDGCGALDAVGPRDAYNRARLGNPYNRRSGLGNSFIRRCPPGSRHRQPHMHP, via the exons ATGGCAGTTGGTCAGCAGGCAGCAGCAGAAGCAGCTAAGTCCTCTCTGAGTATCTTCTGTGTTACCCTCCTGCTAATTTCCACCCAGCTGCTGATTCAATCCCCCACAGTGCTTGCAGCTCCACCAGCTTTAGTATCATCCCAGCAGTCAATAA AAGAAGAGAAGGTCGTCATCGACAACATTAATAGTAGAAAGATGCATGGGGGGCTCAAGGAAAATAAAGGTACTCGCTCGTCATCTGATGGATGTGGAGCACTAGACGCAGTAGGTCCTAGAGATGCATACAATCGAGCACGTCTTGGAAATCCATACAATCGAAGGTCAGGTCTTGGAAATTCGTTCATTCGACGGTGCCCACCGGGCAGCAGGCACAGGCAGCCTCACATGCACCCTTAA